A single genomic interval of Zunongwangia sp. HGR-M22 harbors:
- a CDS encoding GNAT family N-acetyltransferase: MEIISFEPQYSKDFKRLNIEWLEKYFYVEPHDEDVLGKPEEYIIKSGGQIFFVKQNEEIIGCVALMKIEENIFELTKMAISPKFHGKKIGQKLINFTIEYAKRQPWETLIIYSSRKLENALHIYKKFGFTEIPIEENNPYARGDIKMKLQLS, translated from the coding sequence ATGGAGATCATCAGTTTTGAGCCTCAGTACAGCAAGGATTTTAAAAGACTTAATATAGAGTGGTTAGAAAAATATTTTTACGTAGAACCACATGATGAAGACGTACTAGGCAAACCTGAAGAATACATTATTAAATCTGGTGGACAAATTTTCTTTGTTAAGCAAAATGAGGAAATTATAGGATGCGTAGCTTTAATGAAAATAGAAGAAAATATTTTCGAATTAACGAAGATGGCCATTTCGCCAAAATTTCATGGAAAGAAAATTGGTCAAAAATTAATAAATTTCACTATTGAATATGCTAAACGTCAACCTTGGGAAACGCTTATAATTTATAGTAGTAGAAAATTAGAAAATGCTCTTCATATTTATAAAAAGTTTGGTTTTACTGAAATCCCTATTGAAGAAAATAATCCCTATGCGCGAGGAGATATAAAAATGAAGCTTCAGTTATCTTAA